AGATTGTTTATATGTACTATAAAGCGTAATGACCCATAATACTATCTTCGCATACTTCTGAAATAACTTTCCActtcccctctttttttttttttttttttttttacataaaatacaaacagataaattgttaacaaatttttatttttaatcaatgaTGTAATCACCCTCCCCTTTTTTAAATCATGTTGCTTTCAATGGTATGTACTAATTTTTATTTCGTTCTTATATGATCCATATTTCGACCTTAgttcattttcaagtacaaaaattggaataaacaacaaaaatataaatcaCAAAAACATAGAACAGGACAGCAATGAAAAatagtatatgttgttgttgtggtcttcagtcctgagactggtttgatgcagctctccatgctactctctccagtgcaagcttcttcatctcccagtacttactgcaacttacatccttccgaatccgcttaatgtattcatctcttggtctccctctacaatttttaccctccacgctgccctcaaacgctaaatttgtgatcccttgatgcctcacaacatgtcctaccaaccgatcccttcttctggtcaagttgtgccacaaacttctcttctccccaatactattcaatacctcctcattagttatgtgatctacccatctaatcttcagcattcttctgtagcaccacatttcaaaagcttctattctcttcttgttcaaactttttatcattcatgtttcacttccatacatggctacactccatactagtcggatagatcacataactaatgaggaagtattgaataggattggggagaagagaggtttgtggcacaacttgaccagaagaagggatcggttggtaggacatgttctgaggcatcaaggaatcaccaattttgtattggagggcagcgcggagggcaaaaatcgtagagggagaccaagagatgaacacactatgcagattcaaaaggatgtaggttgcagaaggtactgggatatgaagaatcttgcacaggatagagtagcgtggagagctgcatcaaaccagtctcgggagtgaagaccacaacaaaacatcatcatctaactttaacctatccatttttctttttaaattttctaacctacctgcccgattaagggatctgacattccacgctccgatccatagaatgccagttttctttctcccgataaaaacgtcctccagagtagtccctgcccggagatccgaacggggtactattttagctccgggatgttttacccaagaggacgccctcatcatttatccatacagtaaagctgcatgccctcgggaaaaattacggctgtagtttccctttgctttcagccgttcgcagtaccagcacagcatggccgttttggttagtgttacaaggccagatcagtcaatcatccacactgttacccctgcaactagtgaaaaggctgctcccctcttcaggatccacacgtttgtctggcctctcaacagatacccctctgttgtggttgcacctaggtacggtcatctgtatcgctgaggctcgcaagcctccccaccaacggcaaggtctacagTTCATGGGGCAacagcaaggtccacggttcatgggaggAGGGGTTATAAGTACAACCATTCTTTTACCTTATTTACATGTCAGAAAACATCAGACTTGTATGAAATACAAGCCTTTCTCGATAGAACATATCTGGTCATTATAGGCCAGATGAGTCATTAGTTATAATGATAACATCTCTAAAACACTTAAATATATTGCAGACTTTTATTTCTTGAACCTATAGCACAGGTGTTATATGACTGCTAACCAACAAATAGGTATGCATCACACTATAGTGTCTGTACAAGAACTGACATGGATGAAATGATCTTCCAAAGACCATCTGAGAGACATCACAGTCTGCACAATGCAATCTGTGGTGTGTTACAGAGCAAGGAAGCTGAACTGTTGAATTGCAGTATCTCTGCATGCATTGGTACACAACAGTGGTTACAGTATACGAAATAGAGGTCCATTATTAAAGTTCACATGTGAACGTTATGAAGTGTCTTATCTTAATacatttgaaacaaaaatgaaatttgtacCTTGTAATACAGTTAATCATGTAAAACATGCTGCACCTATAGAGGTGAATAGTAATGTACATCATTACAAATGGCAATGGCAGTACACAAATGCTCCAGAAAGCCCccacatcagcacaatcaaccgaGGAAACAATAATGCAATGGTGAAGACATGGTTGGGCAGAGGAGGGAAAATGGATGCAGTTCAAGAGCCAACAGAACATCTAACATTATTCAAATGGATAGGGGTGGCAGTGGAGTGGGTTGCAACTCCACAGGTTGCATTGTGCAGACTGTGATGTCTCTCAGGCGATCTCTGGAAGATCGTTTCATCTCTGTGCATGTCAGATATTGTTCAGACAAAATAGTGTGGTGCATACCTGTTTATTAGTTAGCATTTTCATGTAACAGCTGTACTATAGGGTCCAGAAATGAACGTCTGCAATATATTTAGGTGTTTTATAAATGTGATCACTTTTACTAACGACAGATCTGGCCTATATGACCAGATGTGCTTTTTCGACAAGGACTTGTACTTCATACCAGCCTCATGTTTCCAGACACATAAATAAAGCAAAGATTCACGGTATTTATACACCATTTTTCACGGTCGCCTTGTTCCTCATTTTTGTGATTTATATTTCTGTGGTTTATTCCAGTTTTTGCACTTGAAATTGGCTACAAGGCCAAAATATGGATCctataagaataaaataaaaattattatagtcAAATGGTGACAATAACATTCAAAAATTTACAATAGCTGTGGCTctagataaaataaaaaaatgatcaCCCTCGTTATCAACAGCCTTTGTCATTAGTGCACACGTTTTTGATGCCAGGTCGATAAAAATCAATTGCTTTTCGAGCAAAATATCTGGTGATAGCATTTGGACATAatccacattttcaatttttttttccacttaGGATATGTTGTAACAATTGGAATAAATAGAAATTCAAAGGCACAACATGGCTTGAGTATGGCGGTTGAGGCAATACTTCCCAGCCCAATTCATTAACTTTTTCCAGGGCTCACCTCGTAAGGTGTAGTCTTGCATCATTATGTCGTAGAATAAGCCTTTTCTGATGACAATCGCAGGCCACTTTTCACTTAACTCGATCTAATCATTCACAGCAAAGGGCTGCATTCACAGTTTATCcagatttcaaaaattaaaaaggaaCGAGACCACCCACACTCCACAAAATACACAAAACTGTCTTTATGGTGTGTATTTAGTGATAATTTGTGCAGAGAGAGCCACTGCATTTTGTATTTTGGATTATCATAAAGGACCCATTTCTCATCCCCATTGAAGAAGCTATcaaaaattgcatctgtattgtgcCGCTGAAGCAATAAGTTGGATGTGACGGATCAATTAGCTTTGTCTTCATCAAGGGCAGCAAATGTTCTCAGATGGTCAACCGAGACTGGTTACGAGTGTTGTCTGACTTAATTGTCTGACATGGATTTGCTTCCACTTTTGCCCTTAACATGTTATTGTTTAAAGCAATTGGTCAACACAAGTCAGAAAGACCTAAAAATTACCGGATATCAACTTAGAAAATCACTTCTGGCACTTACGAACATCTAATGCACTTGGTTAAACATTGCAAATGATTTTGGTAGCAACTGTTGTGTTACTACTCTTGTGAATCTCAAAAAGCGTATGACACCAGATATGTATTTCTTCTGGTATTTGGCTGGCCATTTCACCATAGACTGGGGGGAAAAAGTaagatttaatgttttacaattAAACAAATTACTCCAACTTTAAAATGTCTTCAGCATGACTTTGAAGTAAACAGTAAGCTGATAGATGGCAAATGAATTCAACATTACTTTCCAGTACCCCCTAACACATCTGCCAGTTTCATCCTGTGAAGAACATGTTGAGTCCTATCAGCTAGAAAGGCTAGAATCCAGTCAAAAATCTGGTCAGATGGCAATTTCACTGAGTGAACAAATAATGTTCTCACAATAAAAGTTTTACACTTAGCCCAACCTTCAGACGGTTCAATTTGTGTACCGGACACAGCACTCTCAGAGAATATGCTCAGGCTATAAACTCGTAAAAAATAAGTAATGTGTTTTTTCCCACTATTATACTGGCTGTGTTATTCCCTCAGCTGTGAGTAACTAAACTGAGCAGTGCCCGTCACCTGTTGACCGGCAACTTCCTCCTCTGCCCCGACCATGGCGACACCCTGTGCCACTGCCACGAGGTCAGCTTCGTCTGCCCCCAGAGGCGGCTGCAGCATCACCTCCCCCGCATCCATGTCCACGTCCACATCCCGGCAGTCATCGTCTATGTCTTCGTCAGCTCGAGGAGACGTCGCCGACAGCGTCGACTCGGTCGACAGGTCTGCGTGGTTGCCGCTGCCGCTCACACTGGCCATATCGTCTGCCACCTCGTCATTCGTCTCCATCTGTAAACACCGACAGAAATCCCAGATAATATGTTGCTACACGTTGTCTTTAAACAGAACCCTCCACTCACTGACAGCTATGACCTTAACTTTTTCTACACTGAGGTGAGACACACTCCAAATTGAATAAGTGAGAAAACCCTGTAAGTGAAGCTAATCCCCCATTTTCACCACCTACAGCATCTATATTAAGGGAAGCCACCTGATTTTCTACATCTATAAGGATGACTTCCAACCACTGCAATGCTTCCCTAGTAATATTACCTGTATAATTATATACATACATCAATGCAACCTGGAAAGTGTTAGGAAGAATGCAAACAATGGGAGGAGTAAAGCTAACACCATTTTTGTACTTCTGTGAAGTATTAGCATACGAGGGTcggaacttaaatggtggcaactatttattcacaaccgatacaaaagaattacacgtttgcacctgttactgtccctcagagtagtcaccagaatctgttgccagcaatgtggaagacgtagtataccgttagctgaGCCTGTCGTATTGACagagcgaatggagcggtctactgtctgtcgaatctctgaacagttctgaagtgaatgccacgaagtggttccttcatcttcggaatcaaatctaaGTCACAAGGAGTTAAGTCCGGGGAGTACAGCGGACGgtagtacttcccagtcccgtcgaccgaacacagcagccacagaTCGCGCCATACGCGCCCGCGCACTGTCATGCAAAACGACGGGTGGgtcgcgcagaaagtgtcgccgcttctttcgcaaagccggtcacaggtggtgctccaaaaacgaacagtaatactgtgcactgacagtctgccgtggaggaatttAACGTGTTAGGATAACACTCGCAGTCGTACAGGAGAATCactataactttagaccgctccattcgcactattTAATTTCTGACCCTCGTACAAACGAGGGTGAAATTAACGTGAAAACTTACTTTTCTGCAGTGCTattgtcagataattgtttctcaTTTTTCTTGCCATGTCAGATTTGCTTGTATAGGAGTCAATTGTCATATTTATTGCATGCATCTACCTACTGGGAACTGTCATCACAGAAGCCACTTCAATCATAGTGTGCAACAACACTCTACCTGAGACATCATCTATACTCTTCGTGGTGCATGGAAATAGACTTTCAATATTGAAAGGATACATGGAAATAAGTTCAGTTAGGTACAGTCTAATTGACTCAGCATCTCAATATATGTGAATTATCTTCCTTTTAACAAGCAGAACTGGAACTTTTCGCAGATGACACTAGTGTCATAATGAATCTCCTTAGAGAGAAACCAACAGAAGGGATGAATTATTAAGTGTTCCTCAGACAACAGACTATCCCCACATTTGAAAAAACCCTCTATTCAGTTCCGTACGACAATAGTCGTACTAAGAATTAATGCAGCATGTGAGCTGGAGGCGATAAATGAGGAAAAATGCTACAAATTTTTTGGTGTGTATATTGATGAAATCTTGaattggaagaagcatattactgagtttctaaaacaattaagttcagttcctttcgctctttgtataattgctaatcttagaAACAAATTAACGtcctgatatattttgcatacTTTTCCGCAGTAATGTCTTATAGAACAATTTCTGGTGTAACTCGCCACTTTGAAAGAAAAGTGAGCAATAAGAGTAATCTGTAGTGTTCACCCACAGACATAACAAGGAGCTGAGCATTGTAACTGTGCCATCAGAATACATATATTTGCCaataaaatttgtcataaataaaccaTCACAACCGAAAAGAACACTGAGAGCCACAAGAcggaaaaattacctttattacccaCGATTAAAGCTGTCAGTCACATTTGCAACTTACCATACATTGACGAGGAAATATATTTTATCATAATGTTGTAGGACCTTCTTTTTGTTATACATAAAGATAGAGCTTGGCATGAGAATCCCAGATGATGGTGTTTACACAGCAATAATGAATTCCGGCCTCCTTGCCAATTAGTGCAAAAAGTTTCAACACCAATATTAATGAGTGTTACATTACTGTACACATCTTTTCAAATGTCCTTAAAAACCATACTATTCCATtaaaacaatattagagaaggaaagttggtactcaccatatagcggagacgcaGGGTTgcaataggcataacaaaaagattcacacaattatagctttcggccattaaggcctttgtcagcaacacacacacacacacacacacacacacacacacacacacacacacacacaacgcaaacacaacttgcacacacgtctgaagTGTCGGATAACTGAAATCAGTTACAGTTAtccgagactgcagacgtgtgcgcaagttgtgtgtgtgtgtgtgtgtgtgtgtgtgtgtgtgtgtgtgttgctgacaaaggccttaatagccgaaagctataattgtgtgaatctttttgttgcgcctatagcaactcagcatctctgctatatggtgagtaccaactttccttctctaatattgttacattccatcgtggAATTTCTATTCCATTAAAAAATATACTTGCTTCAATATATTCTAACAGTGAAGagcattatattaaaaacaaagattccaagacttaccaagcgggaaagcgccggcagacaggcacatgaacaaaacacacaaacacacacacagaattacgagctttcgcaactggcagttgcttcgtcaggaaagagggaaggagagggaaaaatgaaaggatgtgggttttaagggagagggtaaggagtcattccaatcccgggagcggaaagacttcccttaggggaaaaaaaggacaggtgtacactcgcacacacacacacatatatccatccgcacatacacagacacaagcagacatatttaaaggcaaagagttaagggcagagatgtcagtcgaggcggaagtacagaggcaaagaagttgttgaaagacaggtgaggtatgagcggcggcaacttgaaattagcggaggttgaggcctggcggatatcgagaagagaggatatactgaagggcgagttcccatctccggagttcggataggttggtgttggtgggaagtatccagataactcggacggtgtaacactgtgccaagatgtgctggccgtgcatcaaggcatgtttagccacagggtgatcctcattaccaacaaacactgtctgcctgtgtccattcatgcgaatggacagtttgttgctggtcattcccacatagaaagcatcacagtgcaggcaggtcagttggtaaatcacgtgggtgctttcacatgtggctctccctttgatcgtgtacaccttccgggttacaggactggagtaggtggtggtgggagggtgcataggacaggttttacaccgggggcggttgcaagggtaggagccagagggtaggggaggtggtttggggatttcatagggatgaaccaagaggttacgaaggttaggtggacggcggaaagacactcttggtggagtggggaggatttcatgaaggatggatctcatttcggggcaggattttaggaagtcgtatccctgctggagagccacattcaaggtctgatccagtcccgggaagtattctgttacaagtggggttcttctgtgagaggttctgggtttgaggggatgaggaagtggctctggttatctgcttctgtaccaggttgggagggtagttgcgggatgcgaaagctgttttcaggttgttggtgtaatggtcgagggattcaggactggagcagattcgtttgccacgaaggcctaggctgtagggaagggaccgtttgatatggaatgggtggcagctgtcataatggaggtactgttgcttgttggtgggtttgatgtggacggatgtgtgcagctggccattggacagatggaggtcaacatctaggaaagtggcatgggatttggagtaggaccaggtgaatctgatggaaccaaaggagttgaggttggagaggaaattctggagttgttcttcactgtgagtccagatcatgaagatgtcatcaataagagCATTAACCGTACAACAAAATTAAGTGACCTTCACAGCACACTATCATTTCCTGAAAACCTCATTTACCTACCTTCTACAAATTAAAAACTAAAACACGATATGGGTGATACGTGGTTCACCCTGTTTAATTTATAACAACATAACATATTTTAAAGTAATACTTCTACTCAAACGGAAAGTTACCTTCATTTCCACTTCCTCTATAATGCCACCAATGTTAGGCGTCAGTTCGTCTAACTCCATCTTAATTTTCTTGTTCGCGGGGCCATAACACGTGGCCTCGCAGTCCTCAGCCGCCTCTTCTTTTGGCACCTTTACTTCCTCCTTTGGCACACCGGCAATTCCCACCTTACCCTCGGTAGCGTGTCGGTCACCGGGGACGTACACCGTGTGCCAGGGGCAGCGCATGTCCATCTCGAACACGCGCAGCACGGGTTCCTGGCAGCGCTCCCTCTTCTTCGCCTTCCTCGCCGCCAGCGCGGCCGCCTTGAGCTTGGCCGCGGCCGCCTTGGCTGCGGCACTCTTCGTCCTAGCGCCGGCCGGCACCTTCGCCTTCAGTGCGAGCCCGCGGGCCCCGACCGCTTTCGACCCGGACTCGAGCGTGGCAGACGGGGCTGCCGAGTTCCTCGACCTGAGAGCGGCCGCCACGGCGCCAGCACTCCTAGACCTCAGTGCAGCCACCGGGGCCACCCGGTCGCCCGAAACTCCCCCACGCGCGTCTCCGGACTCCGCAGTAGCGGACCTCAATGCCGCGCCTCCGGCTCTGCGGGTCTCGGAGACGCGCCCACACGCGGCAGAGTCCGTCCGGACGGCGGTCGTCGGCGTGAGTCCGCCCTCGGTCGCCGCCGGGTCCGCGGCCTCAGATTTTGATGAGTTCGACGGGACGAGCAGGCCCTTCGCCCTCAAGTCGGCTACTACCGGTGCGACACCTTCCGACCTGAGAACTGCCCTGATGACGCTCTTGTCCCTGGTCCTGACGGCGGCCATCAGAGTCGCGTGGTCTGCAGGTTTGAGGGAATCCAGCAGTGCAGCAGAGTCTTTGAACTTCAGAGCGGCCAGTGCTTTCGCTGCCTCCACGGAAGACGTGGGAGGAGTCGGCATACTCTCCAGACTCTGAGGCCGAGCTGACGGGACTCTTACCGCGGCCTCGTCGGGTACAGCCGACCGACTCCCGGGCTCGGCTGGAGTGCGATCCGGCTCGAGGGCAGCCGCCACCGCTTCTTCCGATTGCGGCATGGCTGCCGGAGCTGCGACTTTTTTAGAGTTGTCGATCACTTCTTGGGTCGACTCCTCTCGGGTTTCCACCGACACTGCCACCTTCGCCGAAGAACTCTCGGATTTTCTGCCAGACGTCCTGGCGGCCAGGAGGGCGGCCGCGTCGCGCTTCTCAATCGCGTCCGCCATCCGAGCAAGTTTCCTCCGCCGCACCAGCTTCTCCAGAGACGGCGTCTTCTCCACACCCAAAGCGGCTGCGAAAGCGGCAGCGTCCTTATTCTTCACAGCGGCGGCAGCCCGTGCCGCCTTTTCCGACTCGACTACACTCTGCAGGGTGCGCAGGTCTATCGACTCGAAGGTGCGCAGTCTCCTCGCGGCAGCATCCTCGTGCTTCACAGTGGCGGCGACCTCCTTCACCTCTTCCGGCTCGAGTACTCTCTTCGGGACACCCACATCTACCGACTCGAAAGTACGTACTCTTCCCGCGGCGACACCCTCATTCTTCACGGTGGCGGCGACCTGTGCCACCTTTTCCGTCTTTGGTACTTTCTTCGGGGTGTGCACGTCTACTGTCTTAAAAGTACGTGCACTTCCTGTGGCGGCATCTTCATTCTTCACAGTGGCGACAACCTGTGCCGCCTTTTCCGTCTTCAGTACTCTCTGTCGGGTGTCCGAATCCGCCGACTCGAAGGGGCGCGCCCTTCCTGAAGTAGCGGCCGCCACGACTGAAACAGACAGCCACGTTTTAGTGTCTTTTTCCTTCGTATACGAGAGACAAATTGGACATCAAAATCTTCAAAGAATCTGAAGGAATTCTCATATATTTGTCATCAATGGGCAAAAATTTATCGATGGTCAAAATCGTGGGCATTGTAGGTTTATCTCTCCACCACAACAGACAGTGGTGAATAAAACTTTCCACACTtgctgttaaaatacttttattatacAGTCACCGCTGATTTCACATAAGTGGTGATGCATCTTCAGGTGATCTGTACATGAAATTGAAACATTAAAGAATTACAACAGTCTTAAAAATAGATGTGTTGTACGATTAAGTACTGTATATCAATGAGAACTGCGTATTGACAAGTTTGTTTCTATTTTGCCTGAACTGTCACAGCAACACAAAGTAAATGCTACGAAATGAGTTCCATCATTCATCATCAAGATTTAAGCAATAGAACACTAAAAGTGGGATCACACTGCACCGTGGCGTGAACATCACAGTGTGGTGCACTCCCAGTCAGTTTGATCATAGACGACCACTTTTAGTGCACTATTGGTTTAATCCTGATGATGAACGATGGGACTCGGCTTGTACGATTTATGTTTCTACACCTAACTATTTAAAATAGTAAAGAA
This Schistocerca gregaria isolate iqSchGreg1 chromosome 11, iqSchGreg1.2, whole genome shotgun sequence DNA region includes the following protein-coding sequences:
- the LOC126295471 gene encoding treacle protein-like: MSCRHVNSGGYRCSRASLPAHRGYCRQHASLLHLPPPVPAPSQPSRRGGRGGGASRPVATPAAVTAPVPQSAPEVRRRSSSVGRTPTVEQLLARIDRLRASSPSAESAWSEDSDHETPTLGSSRQYAGSGCTGDSSGAESGPEGLEPVDLLHHAGVYTAEEAALLARDKLVRQQALYIQQFSRLQHLLREGRRRYLHELKLERQAEADAAKERQLAAEAGEENSERTGPSERVSTSDTAPGRSSGRGTPQRSQYDAEEKLRATWRYHRHRGVCAVLRRKSWERRADTPAPPGPRCIHTEGGVRCSERCLPASKYCLKHILNDPNQMLYVPCVGRRNLTLEQRDEEFSKSRKKARRTSTGSRASGANTSRQPVVKSCRTSARACARGVNPAVAAVLAARGRAVSVGRMAASKSRAAAAGHKETVVRAATPSPRKRGAATRAAPARSAPVRPAPVRSASTRGAPARAAHARAAPVRAAVASTSPARAAPSRTRSVPAKVEKARSSRGSAAVVAAATSGRARPFESADSDTRQRVLKTEKAAQVVATVKNEDAATGSARTFKTVDVHTPKKVPKTEKVAQVAATVKNEGVAAGRVRTFESVDVGVPKRVLEPEEVKEVAATVKHEDAAARRLRTFESIDLRTLQSVVESEKAARAAAAVKNKDAAAFAAALGVEKTPSLEKLVRRRKLARMADAIEKRDAAALLAARTSGRKSESSSAKVAVSVETREESTQEVIDNSKKVAAPAAMPQSEEAVAAALEPDRTPAEPGSRSAVPDEAAVRVPSARPQSLESMPTPPTSSVEAAKALAALKFKDSAALLDSLKPADHATLMAAVRTRDKSVIRAVLRSEGVAPVVADLRAKGLLVPSNSSKSEAADPAATEGGLTPTTAVRTDSAACGRVSETRRAGGAALRSATAESGDARGGVSGDRVAPVAALRSRSAGAVAAALRSRNSAAPSATLESGSKAVGARGLALKAKVPAGARTKSAAAKAAAAKLKAAALAARKAKKRERCQEPVLRVFEMDMRCPWHTVYVPGDRHATEGKVGIAGVPKEEVKVPKEEAAEDCEATCYGPANKKIKMELDELTPNIGGIIEEVEMKMETNDEVADDMASVSGSGNHADLSTESTLSATSPRADEDIDDDCRDVDVDMDAGEVMLQPPLGADEADLVAVAQGVAMVGAEEEVAGQQDEDSLTNPPVAVDEVEVS